The sequence below is a genomic window from Streptomyces sp. B21-105.
ACGGAGTAGTACGTCTTCTCCAGCAGGGGGACGCCCTCGGCGTCGTACGCGAAGAGGATCATGCCGTTGGCGTGGTACGGCAGTGACCGCCGCCGGTGCAGGATCAGTTGGGTCGAGGCGTCGAAGGCGACCTCGTGGGCGGCGCCGATCTCCACGCCGAGCAGACGGATGCGCCCGGTGGCGCGGATCCGCTCGACGTCCAGGTCGGCCCGGGCGACGTCGACCGTGTGCGGCTCGTTGCCCTCCAGACCGAGCAGCACCGCCTTGGGGGTGCCGTGGCCGTGGCCGGTGGCGCCGAGGGAGCCGAACAACTCCGCGCGTACGGCGGCGGTCTGGGCCAGCGCGCCGTCCTGCTTCAGCCGCCTGACGAACATCCCGGCGGCCCGCATCGGGCCCACGGTGTGCGAGCTGGACGGGCCGATGCCGATGGAGAACAGGTCGAAGACGCTGATTGCCACGCCACGCTCCGTGGAGTTGGAGGAGGCGTGCCGGTCGGTGACGGCACGCCTCCTGCGGGAGGTCGTCGGTTACAGGCCGGGGTAGAGCGGGTGCTTGTCGGCGAGGGCCTTGACCCTGGCCTTGAGGGCTTCGGCGTCGTACGACGGTCTCAGCGCCTCGGCGATGACGTCGGCGACCTCGGTGAAGTCCTCGGCGGTGAAGCCTCGGGTGGCCAGGGCCGGCGTGCCGATGCGCAGGCCGGAGGTGACCATCGGGGGCCGGGGGTCGTTGGGGACCGCGTTGCGGTTGACGGTGATGCCGACCTCGTGGAGGCGGTCCTCGGCCTGCTGCCCGTCCAGTGCGGAGTTGCGCAGATCGACCAGGATCAGGTGCACGTCCGTGCCGCCGGACAGCACGTCGACGCCGGCCTCACGGGCATCGGGGGCCGTCAGCCGCTCGGCGAGGATCTTGGCGCCCTCCACGGTGCGGCTCTGGCGCTCCTTGAACTCCTCGCTCGCCGCGACCTTGAAGGAGACCGCTTTCGCCGCGATGACGTGCTCCAGCGGACCGCCCTGGAAGCCCGGGAACACCGACGAGTTGAGCTTCTTCGCGAACTCCGCGCTCCGGGCGAGGATGATGCCGCCGCGGGGGCCGCCGAGGGTTTTGTGGGTGGTGGAGGTGACCACGTCCGCGTACTCGACCGGGTTCGGGTGCAGACCGGCCGCGACCAGCCCGGCGAAGTGGGCCATGTCGACCCACAGGAACGCGCCGGTCTCGTCGGCGATCCGGCGGAAGGCGGCGAAGTCCAGCTGACGCGGGTAGGCGGACCAGCCCGCGATGATCACCTTCGGGCGGTGCTCCTTGGCGAGCCGCTCGACCTCGTCCATGTCGACCAGACCTGAGTCGTCGACGTGGTAGGGCACGACCTTGAACTGCTTGCCGGAGAAGTTGATGCGCATGCCGTGGGTGAGGTGGCCGCCGTGGGCGAGGTCCAGGCCGAGAATGGTGTCGCCGGGCTGGGCCAGGGCGAACAGGGCGGCCTGGTTGGCGGAGGCGCCGGAGTGCGGCTGGACGTTGGCGTACTCGGCGCCGAAGAGGTCCTTGACCCGGTCGATGGCGATCTGTTCGGTGACGTCGACGTGTTCGCAGCCGCCGTAGTAGCGGCGGCCGGGGTAGCCCTCGGCGTACTTGTTGGTCAGGACCGTGCCCTGGGCCTCCATTACCGCCACCGGGGCGAAGTTCTCCGAGGCGATCATCTCCAGGGTGGACTGCTGGCGGTTCAGCTCGGCGTCGACGGCGGCGGCGACCTCGGGGTCGAGGTCGTGCAGGGACTGGTTGAGCAGGGTCATCAGCGGTCTCCTGTGCGGGTTCCGGAGGGAGGAGGGAGAGCGGGAGGACAAGTGGAAGGCCCACAAGTGGATGGCTCACAAGTGGGAGGCCCACGAGCGCGACGCTCAGGACACGGCGACCGCGGCAGCGGGGACGAGCGTGCGGCGGAGCCGGTTGAAGAACTTCGGCTGGTTGAGGGAGAGCACGGCCACGGGGTCGCCCCGGTGCCGGTAGACGGCCGTGAACGTACGGCTGTCGAGGTCGCCCTCGACGATCACGGGCGTCGCGCCCGGGACGACGTACCCGGCGAGCTGGATGCGCGTGCGGTACTGGTCGGACCAGAAGTACGGAGCGGTGGGCGGGGCCGGGGCGGACACCCCGGTCAGCAGGGTCCGGGCGGCGGTCCTGGCCTGTTCGGTGGCGTTGCTCCAGTGCTCGATGCGGGCGTGGCGGCCGGTGAAGGGGTGGGGGCAGCGGGCCACGTCACCGACGGCGACGACGCCCGGGACGGTGGCCGCGCAGCCGGCGTCGCACACCACGCCGTCGTCCACCAGGACTCCGGAGCCGGCGAGCCAGTCGGTGTTGGGCCGGACGCCCACGCCGGCCACGACCACGTCGGCGGGCAGCACCCGCCCGTCCGCCAGCCGGACACCGGTGACCCGGTCCTCGCCGAGCAGTTCGGCCACGCCGGTACCGCACAGCAGGCCGACGCCGTGATCGGTGTGCAGGGAGGAGCAGAGCAGGCCCATCTCACGGCCGAGCTGGCGCTCCAGCGGTACGTCGGCCGCCTCGACGACGGTGACGTGCAGGCCGAGCCGGTGGGCGGTGGAGGCCACTTCGGCGCCGATGAAGCCCGCGCCGATGACGACGACCCTGGGCCGGCCGTCCAGCAGTTCGGCCCGCAGGGCGAGGGCGTCGTCCAGGGTGCGCAGGGTGTGGACACCGGCGAGAGCGTCGGATCCGGGGAGCGTGCGGGGGCTCGCGCCGGTGGCGACGACCACGCCGTGGGTGCGGACCTGCTGCCCTCCGGTCAGGGTGACGGTCCGGGCGACGGGGTCGAGACGGACCGCGCGTTCGCCGAGCAGCCAGTGCACGTCCAGGCCGTCGTACTCGTCGGCGTCGCCGAGGGCGAGCGCGTCGGCGTCGATGTCGCCCGTGAGGAAGTCCTTGGACAGCGGAGGACGGTCGTAGGGGGTGTGGCGCTCCTCCCCCACGACGACGATCTCGCCGTCATAGCCCTCTGCTCGCAGCGCGCGGACCGTGCTCAGGCCCGCCAGTGACGCTCCGACGACGGTGATGCTCCTCATGCGGGCTCCAGACGACGAGATGTCTCACATGACACAACGACACGCGTTATGCGCAACATGGTTTCGATGGAACTCGGGAGTGTCAAGAGGGCGGACCACCGATTGTTCCTGATGACGCTCCACGTTGCGTCGACCGCAACGTCTACGACCGCGGCCCGTCCACCTGCCGCCGGGACCGGAGCGGCAGGTGGACGGGGGCTCGAGGGACCGGGCCGGGTCAGTGCGCGAGTCCTGCGTCTCCTGCGCCTCCTCCGTCCCCTGCGTCGAGCCGGTTCTGGAGCCAGGTGTGGAACTCGCCGATGTGGTGCTCGCTGGGCACCAGCACACCGCCCTTGGCGTACAGCCGTGAGCTCATGCCGGGCTGGGTGCGCTCGCAGGCGTCGAAGTCCTGCTGGTTCACCCGGTGGAACAGCTCCACCGAACGCTCCACGTCCTTGCCGCTCTCGACGACGTGCGGCAGATAAAGCCAGTCGCACTCGACGATCGTGCGGTCGGCCGCCACCGGGTACATCCGGTGGAAGATCACGTGGTCGGGGACGAGGTTGATGAACACCTGCGGCCGCACGGTGATCGCGTAGTAACGCCGGTCCTGGTCCTCGGCGACCCCCGGAATGCGGTCCAGGCCCTCGGAGCCGTCCACCGTGAACCCCCGCACCTCCTCACCGAACTCCGCGCCATGGCCCACGTAGTACTGGGCCGCGTACCCGTCCGCGAACTCCGGCAGCACCTCGGTCAGTTCGGGATGGATCGTCGCGCAGTGGTAGCACTCCATGAAGTTCTCGATGACGAGCTTCCAGTTCGCCTTCACGTCATAGGTGATCCGACGCCCGACGGACAGGTTGTCGATGTCGTACCGCTCGATCGACTCGACGTCGCCCAGGCGGGCCACGACCTCACCGATGACGTCCTCCTCGAAGGACGGCGGGTTCTCCGCGAGGCAGACCCAGACGTAGCCGAGCCATTCCCGCACGGCGACACTCACCAGGCCGTACTCGGTGCGGCCGACGTCGGGCATCTTGGTCAGGTTCGGCGCCGCGACCAGCTTGCCGTCCAGACCGTACGTCCAGGCGTGGTACGGGCACTGGAAGGCCCGCTTGACCTCGCCGGACTCCTCGGTGCACAGCTTGGCCCCGCGATGCCGACAGACGTTCAGGAAGGCCCTGACCGACCCGTCCCGGGAGCGGGAGACGAGGACGCTCTCCCGTCCGACCTGGCAGGTGCGGAAGGCCCCGGGTTTCGCCAGCTCGGAGGCGCGGGCCACGCAGAACCACATGGTCTCGAAGACCCGCTCCTGTTCCTGGGCGAAGACCGCGGGGTCCGTGTAGTACTCGCCGGGCAGCGTGGGGATGAGGCTGGGCGGCAGATTCGCGAGGGTCATCGAGTCACCTTCGGGGGATGCGTGAGTGGAGGCGGACCGCGCCGGGCGAGTGGCCGGAGGCGACCGGGCAGGCCTGCACCCGCACCAGCGCCTCTCCGGGGCCGGGGTCCGACACCAGGACGGTCTCCACCGAGACCGGCGCGCCCCTCCTGCGGGCGACGACGGCGCGTACCTCGTGCGTCACGGTCGATCTCCTCGTCGAGGGACGGCCGAATCCGTGCTTCGGCCGGATGTGCTGGATGGCGGGAGGACGGCGGTCGCTCCCCGGAGCTGTCGGCGGGAAAGCGGAAACGCTGAAAGGGGGAGGGAGTGAGCCCGATTCGTCATGTTCCGTATAGCGCAACAATCTCCACTATGAGCAACGACGACCAAACTGTCCCGTCGGCGACTCCCCCTGTCAAGAGGTCGACCGCATCGACTTGCGCATGCCCCCTCGGCGCCACCCTCTTCCCCGGACGGGAGGGGCCGTGCGACCATGCGGGCGACCGGTTCCGGCCAGCGCCGATCCTTGCCGCGGACACCTCGGGATCTCCGGACGCGACTGCGTATAGTTGCATCATGAGCAACTACGCGGCAGAGGACGCAACAACAGGGTCTGCGGTGAACGGTGTGCAGTCCGTCGACCGCGCCGTCAGCGTCCTGGAGATCCTCGCCCGGCGCGGCGAGGCCGGTGTCAGCGAGGTCGCCGCCGAGATCGACGTCCACAAGTCCACCGCGTTCCGGCTTCTCGGGGCGCTGGAGGCACGCGGACTGGTCGAGCAGACCGCCGAACGGGGCAAGTACCGGCTCGGTTTCGGCATCGTGCGGCTCGCCGGCGCCGTCACCGGCAGACTCGACATCACCCAGCAGGGCCGGCAGGTCTGCGAGCGGCTCAGCGAGGAGATCGGCGAGACCGTCAACATCGCGGTGCT
It includes:
- the glyA gene encoding serine hydroxymethyltransferase, producing the protein MTLLNQSLHDLDPEVAAAVDAELNRQQSTLEMIASENFAPVAVMEAQGTVLTNKYAEGYPGRRYYGGCEHVDVTEQIAIDRVKDLFGAEYANVQPHSGASANQAALFALAQPGDTILGLDLAHGGHLTHGMRINFSGKQFKVVPYHVDDSGLVDMDEVERLAKEHRPKVIIAGWSAYPRQLDFAAFRRIADETGAFLWVDMAHFAGLVAAGLHPNPVEYADVVTSTTHKTLGGPRGGIILARSAEFAKKLNSSVFPGFQGGPLEHVIAAKAVSFKVAASEEFKERQSRTVEGAKILAERLTAPDAREAGVDVLSGGTDVHLILVDLRNSALDGQQAEDRLHEVGITVNRNAVPNDPRPPMVTSGLRIGTPALATRGFTAEDFTEVADVIAEALRPSYDAEALKARVKALADKHPLYPGL
- a CDS encoding NAD(P)/FAD-dependent oxidoreductase; protein product: MRSITVVGASLAGLSTVRALRAEGYDGEIVVVGEERHTPYDRPPLSKDFLTGDIDADALALGDADEYDGLDVHWLLGERAVRLDPVARTVTLTGGQQVRTHGVVVATGASPRTLPGSDALAGVHTLRTLDDALALRAELLDGRPRVVVIGAGFIGAEVASTAHRLGLHVTVVEAADVPLERQLGREMGLLCSSLHTDHGVGLLCGTGVAELLGEDRVTGVRLADGRVLPADVVVAGVGVRPNTDWLAGSGVLVDDGVVCDAGCAATVPGVVAVGDVARCPHPFTGRHARIEHWSNATEQARTAARTLLTGVSAPAPPTAPYFWSDQYRTRIQLAGYVVPGATPVIVEGDLDSRTFTAVYRHRGDPVAVLSLNQPKFFNRLRRTLVPAAAVAVS
- a CDS encoding aromatic ring-hydroxylating oxygenase subunit alpha, translated to MTLANLPPSLIPTLPGEYYTDPAVFAQEQERVFETMWFCVARASELAKPGAFRTCQVGRESVLVSRSRDGSVRAFLNVCRHRGAKLCTEESGEVKRAFQCPYHAWTYGLDGKLVAAPNLTKMPDVGRTEYGLVSVAVREWLGYVWVCLAENPPSFEEDVIGEVVARLGDVESIERYDIDNLSVGRRITYDVKANWKLVIENFMECYHCATIHPELTEVLPEFADGYAAQYYVGHGAEFGEEVRGFTVDGSEGLDRIPGVAEDQDRRYYAITVRPQVFINLVPDHVIFHRMYPVAADRTIVECDWLYLPHVVESGKDVERSVELFHRVNQQDFDACERTQPGMSSRLYAKGGVLVPSEHHIGEFHTWLQNRLDAGDGGGAGDAGLAH